The following DNA comes from Marichromatium purpuratum 984.
GCCGAGGGTCGCTACGATGGGCGTCTGGCGGCGCTGCGGGTGGCCGGCGAGGCACTCGGCGACTGGTCGCTGACGCGTCCGGCGCCGCTGCGCCTGGCCCTGCCCGAGGGTGGGGTGGGGCCGCTGTGTCTGCGCGAGCGCGGCGGCTCGGGCGGCTGTCTTGACGCGGCGCTCCATGAGACCGGCTGGGAGGCTGGGATCGACGGACTGAGGCTCGATCTCGGGCTGGTCGAGCAGGCGCTCGACGACACGCTCGATCTCGCCGGGACGCTCGCCGTCGACGGCCGGCTGCGCGCCGAGTCGACGGTGCTCGACGGCGGGCTGGTGGCCCGGGTCGAGGACGGGCGGCTGCGTACCCTGATGACCCGGGGGGAGGAGGCGCTGGTCGAGTTCTCGGGCAGCGCGCTGCGTCTCGAGGCCGGTCCGGCTGCGCTCGTCGCACGGCTCGAGCTGCCGTTGCGCGGGCTCGGCGCCCTCGCCGGCGAGGTGCGTCTGCCGGACTGGCGGCTCGACGCCCCGGCTCGGTCGGATCAGCCCTTGCGCGGCGAGTTGCGCGTCGATCTCGACGACTTCTCGCGTGTTCCCGACCTGTTGCCGGATATCGCCTCGATGCGTGGCACCCTGCGCGGGCGTCTCGCGCTCGCCGGTACCCTGGGCGCGCCCGGGGTGACGGGCGCGGCGCGGCTGGCCGGGGTCGGCTTCGAGGTGCCGCTGATCGGACTCGAGGTCGATGACCTGGGCCTGACGCTGGAGGCGCGCTCGCGCGAGCGGCTGACGCTCGATGGCTCGGCCCGGCTCGGCGAGGGGTTGCTCGAGATCGAGGGTGGCGCCGATCTCGGCGCCCTGGATGGCTGGGTGAGTCTCGCCGGCGAGCGACTGACGGTGGCCGATACCGTCGAGTACTTCGCCCTGGTCTCGCCCGAGCTGCGCCTCGAGGCGGGTACGAGTGGGGCGCGGCTGCGCGGTGAGATCCGCGTGCCGGAGGCGCGTATCCGCACCCGCGCCCTGCCCGCAGGCACGGTCTCGCCGTCGAGCGACGTGGTGCTCGCCGGCAGCGAGACCAGTCCGCCCTATCCGCTCGACATCGATCTGCGGCTGGTGCTCGGTGACGAGGTGACGATCGATGCCTTCGGCGTCAATGGCCGGCTCGCCGGCGCGCTCGGGGTGAGCCAGCGTCCCGGGCGCGACATGCTCGGCGACGGCCAGCTGCAGATCATCGACGGTCAGTACCGCTTCTCTGCCGGCTTCGGATTCGGCGCCGAGCTGGGGGTGCCGCTGACCATCGAGCAGGGGCGGCTGATCTATGCCAAGAGCCTGATCGACAACCCCGGGCTGTTGCTCCAGGCGCAGCGCGAGGGCGGTGACACTTCGGCCGGAGTGCGTGTGCTCGGTACCCTGCGCGACCCGCGACTGGCCTTTTTCTCCGACACCGACCCGGAGATGAGCCAGTCGGAGATCATCAAGTATCTGGTCACCGGCATCGTGCCGCAGGACAATGACCGGATCAACGACACCGGCCTCGCGGTCGGGACCTATGTCGCGCCCAAGGTCTACATGGAATACGAGAGCGGTCTCGGCGACGAGCCGAACAAGGTCAGATTGCGGTACGATCTCTCGCGTCGCATCGAGCTGCAGACCGAGACCGGTGAGAGCCAGGGTGCGGATATCTTCTTCAAGTTCGAGAACTGATGCTTGCGCACCCGAAACACTGGCCCAGCTGGTTGCTGCTGGGGCTGATCCACGCCCTCGGGCGTCTTCCCTTCCCCGTGCTCTGGGCACTCGGCTCGCTGGCCGGTCGGCTCGGTTACCTGCTCGCGCGCGAACGGCGCGAGGTGGCCCGCCGTAATCTCGCCATCTGTCTCGCCGATCGCACCCCGGCCGAGCGTGAGCGGGTGCTGCGCGCCCACTTCGGCTGGCTCGGCGTGGCCGCACTCAGTCAGGGCGTCGGCTGGGGCATCTCGCGCGCGCGGCTGCAGCGGCTGGTGCGCATCGAGGGGCGCGAGCGGATCGATGATGCGGTGGCCGAGGGGGGCGCGACGATCGTGCTGGTGCCGCACTTCGTCGGGCTGGAACTCGGCGGCGCGGCCTTCACCGCGCTGGTCCATCCCGGCGTCTACATGTACCAGAAGATCCGCAACCCGGTCGTCGACTGGCAGGTGCGTCGTGCCCGGCGTCAGTACGGCAGCCGCTCGATCGAGCGTCACGACGACCTGCGCGGCCTGATCCGCGCGTTGCGCGAGGGTATCCCCTTCTTCTATCTGCCCGATCAGGACGGCGGACGCAACGGGGTGTTCGTACCCTTCTGCGGGGTGAGCGCCTCGACCGTGCCCATGCTCGGGCGTTTCGCGGCGATGTCCGATGCCCTGGTGATTCCGACCTTCGCGCGCTATCTGCCCTGGGGGCGGGGGCTTGAGCTGCGTTTCGCGCCGCCGCTGGAGGATTTTCCGACGGGCGACCGCGAGGCCGATGCCGCGCACATGAATCGGGCGATCGAGACCGAGGTGCGGGCGATGCCGGAGCAGTACTTTTGGGTGCACCGACGCTTCAAGACCCGCCCTCCGGGCGAGGCGCCGATCTATCCTCCGAAGCGCAGACGCAAGCGCAAGCGTCGATGAATCGCGCGCTGTCGTTACGCCTCGGGCGGCCGCGCGACTGGCTGATCGGCGTGCTGTTGCTGGTCGCGCTGCTGGTCACGGTCGAGCTGGCGGTGGGCTGGTCGACCCTGCTCGCGCCCTGGTCGAGCTTCCCGCCGCTGACCCTGATCTGGCTGGTCTCGCTGCTGGCATTGAGCTATGTGCTGCGCGCAGTACGCGTCTACGAGTATTATGTCAGGCGCCTCGAAGAGCGTTTCGTGTTGGTGCTGCGCCTGAGCGTGCTGCACAATGTCGCGAACAATCTGTTGCCGATGCGCGCCGGTGAGCTGGTCTTTCCCTGGCTGATGCGGCGCTATTTCGGTCACGATTTCCTCGGGGCCGCCTTCTCGCTGGTGTGGATCCGCGTGCTCGACCTGCACTTTCTGGGGTTGATCGGGCTGTGGATCCTGTCGCTGCGTCATCCATCCTGGATCTGGTGGGGACTTGCCGGGTGCTGGCTAGCCATGCTGGTGGCACTCGCCTGGGTGGGCCGTGGCGGCGCGCGCTGGTCGCCGCGTTCGCGACCGGGCCGTGCGCTGGCGCGGGTGGCCGAGGCCGCGCCGCGCGATCTCGGCGTGGTTGTGCGCGTCTATCTGTGGACCGCCGCGAGCTGGTCGCTGAAGTTCGCTGCCTTCGCCGGCGTGCTCCAGCATTTCATGGCGGTCGACTTCTGGCGCGTGCTGGCCGGCGTGATGGGGGCGGAACTCTCGAGCGTATTGCCGCTCCATGGCATCGCTGGCAGTGGCAGTTATGAATTCGCCGCCGTGGCCGCCTTGGTACCCCTTGGCGTGGATCCGCGGCTGGCGTTGAGCGGTGCGGTGAACCTGCACCTGTTCCTGCTCGGGTCGACGCTGCTGTTCGGAGCGCTCGCGCTGCTGCTGCCGAGAGCGAGTATCGACGAAAACGATTGATGGTGCCGAAGAGGCCCCGATATCCTGTTGCGGACCACGAACCGGATGCGGTAGATCGCCGACCCGCGCTGGCCCGCCGGTGGGACCTCTTCGTTTGCTAACAACTTACCAGAACCGCGCAAACGCCGGTGGTCGAATGATCGGCGTGCACCCTGCGCATCACCAAAGGTTCGAGAATGCACATCACTAGACCTGTCTTTCTGGATCTGTGGCGGATCAAGCTGCCGATTCCAGCATTCGTCTCCATCCTGCATCGTGTCAGCGGGGTGCTGATGATCCTGGCGATCCCGGTCGCCGCCGTCCTCTTCGATCGCGCGCTGTCCGGTCCCGAGGGCTTTGCCCTCGCCGCGGCGCTGTTCGATTCCTGGTTCATCAAGGCGGCGCTCGTACT
Coding sequences within:
- a CDS encoding lysophospholipid acyltransferase family protein, with protein sequence MLAHPKHWPSWLLLGLIHALGRLPFPVLWALGSLAGRLGYLLARERREVARRNLAICLADRTPAERERVLRAHFGWLGVAALSQGVGWGISRARLQRLVRIEGRERIDDAVAEGGATIVLVPHFVGLELGGAAFTALVHPGVYMYQKIRNPVVDWQVRRARRQYGSRSIERHDDLRGLIRALREGIPFFYLPDQDGGRNGVFVPFCGVSASTVPMLGRFAAMSDALVIPTFARYLPWGRGLELRFAPPLEDFPTGDREADAAHMNRAIETEVRAMPEQYFWVHRRFKTRPPGEAPIYPPKRRRKRKRR
- a CDS encoding lysylphosphatidylglycerol synthase transmembrane domain-containing protein; translated protein: MNRALSLRLGRPRDWLIGVLLLVALLVTVELAVGWSTLLAPWSSFPPLTLIWLVSLLALSYVLRAVRVYEYYVRRLEERFVLVLRLSVLHNVANNLLPMRAGELVFPWLMRRYFGHDFLGAAFSLVWIRVLDLHFLGLIGLWILSLRHPSWIWWGLAGCWLAMLVALAWVGRGGARWSPRSRPGRALARVAEAAPRDLGVVVRVYLWTAASWSLKFAAFAGVLQHFMAVDFWRVLAGVMGAELSSVLPLHGIAGSGSYEFAAVAALVPLGVDPRLALSGAVNLHLFLLGSTLLFGALALLLPRASIDEND
- the sdhC gene encoding succinate dehydrogenase, cytochrome b556 subunit, which translates into the protein MHITRPVFLDLWRIKLPIPAFVSILHRVSGVLMILAIPVAAVLFDRALSGPEGFALAAALFDSWFIKAALVLMIWSLLHHLIAGIRFLVLDLGLGLDRPVARATAWTALIAALAALVAVIALGGTFR